The following are encoded together in the Platichthys flesus chromosome 9, fPlaFle2.1, whole genome shotgun sequence genome:
- the mpl gene encoding thrombopoietin receptor isoform X2 → MLQLLVIPPTTMNLSCRWEMLLIVSLWSRVNFVPGTYCEEAAVSHLSREDVLLLKDEQDPKCFTRTGLDFTCFFEAADNRTYELLYRFNSQWTGIRCDVSAQEQGDETFLHICLFPAADVLLFVETHVEVVEHNSSSSLFKRTVSVEDHFLLDPPLNLSLHQTGRAGQLLVSWRVKVPTYCEDVMYRVRYFYQGVGEKTEEVKQDEHNRFILDSLVPGEQTEVQVSVKCAYSPSGGHWSHWSQPVRGIVPQSADDVSLVCFTPDLQNVTCQWNRSRHGLENYKLFYKIDLRDEWSECTTDEFTDLCRFDGVESRKVRIRLSGAAAPLGRTFYTGDFTLNNTIKTSAPDHLRGAMETNQLCLKWDSPLRSVSAHLQYEVAYRTRPGGAWRRVSLEGPEPGTCLEVSAGSQYHVKVRAKPDGSLYSGLWSDWSHELTGRTPTDAGLWLMLCIPVSMLITVTFLISTYLSKLKQLFWPPLPNLDKVLHNFLTDIDKQRWDPPLTLKQWSEETTESVLEIISEDVRKPSEESTELLPPEEAPSSGEQVDGIPGAEVFPDYVTLNKECIVLCPQRNKYMYETVGEERGPGPEVELLQTCGCSVTQSSASDFLNFSYEPLAEAADRPDCPVPPVREPGNIYTNLPCS, encoded by the exons ATGTTACAGTTGCTCGTGATTCCTCCGACCACCATGAATCTGTCCTGCAGGTGGGAGATGCTCCTCATTGTCAGCTTGTGGAGTCGAGTGAACTTTGTGCCTGGGACATATTGTGAGGAGGCAGCTGTCAGTCATCTGTCGAGGGAAG ATGTTTTGCTGTTGAAGGACGAGCAGGATCCTAAATGTTTCACCCGGACAGGACTGGATTTCACCTGCTTCTTTGAGGCAGCAGACAACAGGACGTACGAGTTACTCTACAGGTTCAACAG CCAGTGGACAGGGATCAGGTGTGATGTGTCCGCCCAAGAACAAGGAGACGAAACCTTCCTCCACATCTGCTTGTTTCCGGCTgcagatgttttgttgtttgtggaaACGCACGTTGAAGTCGTGgagcacaacagcagcagcagcctcttcaAAAGGACTGTGTCTGTGGAGGACCACT TTCTCCTGGATCCTCCACTGAACCTGTCTTTACACCAAACTGGGCGAGCTGGGCAGCTGCTGGTGTCGTGGAGAGTAAAGGTCCCGACTTACTGTGAAGATGTGATGTACAGGGTTCGATATTTCTACCAGGGAGTCggagagaagacagaagag GTGAAGCAGGACGAACATAACAGATTCATACTGGACTCTCTGGTACCAGGGGAACAGACGGAGGTCCAGGTCTCGGTTAAATGTGCCTATAGTCCCAGTGGAGGACACTGGAGCCACTGGTCCCAACCTGTGAGAGGCATCGTTCCCCAGAGCGCTG ATGATGTTTCACTGGTTTGTTTCACCCCCGACTTACAAAACGTCACGTGTCAGTGGAACAGGAGCAGACACGGGTTAGAAAACTACAAACTGTTCTACAAGATCGATCTCAG AGACGAGTGGAGCGAGTGCACGACTGACGAGTTCACTGACCTGTGTCGTTTCGATGGAGTCGAGTCCAGAAAGGTCCGGATCAGACTGAGCggtgctgcagctccactcgGCCGAACCTTCTACACCGGAGACTTCACTCTGAACAACACCA tcAAAACGTCTGCACCAGATCATCTGAGAGGAGCGATGGAAACAAACCAGTTGTGTTTGAAATGGGATTCTCCTCTTCGCTCTGTGTCAGCTCACCTGCAGTACGAGGTCGCTTACCGGACCAGACCGGGCGGAGCATGGAGG AGAGTTTCCCTGGAGGGACCAGAGCCGGGGACGTGTCTGGAGGTGTCAGCTGGGAGTCAGTACCACGTGAAGGTCAGAGCCAAACCTGATGGATCCCTGTACTCAGGCCTGTGGAGTGACTGGTCCCATGAGCTCACTGGTCGAACCCCCACTGACGCAG GTTTGTGGCTGATGCTGTGTATCCCCGTCTCCATGCtgatcactgtgacctttctCATTTCTACGTATCTCAG TAAGCTGAAGCAGTTATTTTGGCCACCGCTGCCCAACCTGGACAAAGTCTTACACAACTTTCTGACAGACATCGACAAGCAGAGATGG GATCCTCCTCTCACACTGAAGCAGTGGTCGGAGGAAACCACTGAATCTGTGCTGGAGATCATATCCGAAGACGTGAGGAAACCATCAGAGGAGTCCACCGAGCTGCTGCCACCAGAGGAAGCTCCCTCCAGCGGGGAACAGGTCGACGGGATCCCTGGAGCTGAGGTGTTTCCAGACTACGTGACCTTGAACAAAGAGTGCATCGTCCTCtgtccacagagaaacaagtaCATGTACGAGACGGTCGGAGAGGAGCGAGGCCCAGGCCCGGAGGTTGAGCTTCTCCAAACATGTGGATGTTCAGTCACACAAAGCTCAGCTAGTGACTTC
- the mpl gene encoding thrombopoietin receptor isoform X1 yields MLQLLVIPPTTMNLSCRWEMLLIVSLWSRVNFVPGTYCEEAAVSHLSREDVLLLKDEQDPKCFTRTGLDFTCFFEAADNRTYELLYRFNRSLTHHEVLVSRSQWTGIRCDVSAQEQGDETFLHICLFPAADVLLFVETHVEVVEHNSSSSLFKRTVSVEDHFLLDPPLNLSLHQTGRAGQLLVSWRVKVPTYCEDVMYRVRYFYQGVGEKTEEVKQDEHNRFILDSLVPGEQTEVQVSVKCAYSPSGGHWSHWSQPVRGIVPQSADDVSLVCFTPDLQNVTCQWNRSRHGLENYKLFYKIDLRDEWSECTTDEFTDLCRFDGVESRKVRIRLSGAAAPLGRTFYTGDFTLNNTIKTSAPDHLRGAMETNQLCLKWDSPLRSVSAHLQYEVAYRTRPGGAWRRVSLEGPEPGTCLEVSAGSQYHVKVRAKPDGSLYSGLWSDWSHELTGRTPTDAGLWLMLCIPVSMLITVTFLISTYLSKLKQLFWPPLPNLDKVLHNFLTDIDKQRWDPPLTLKQWSEETTESVLEIISEDVRKPSEESTELLPPEEAPSSGEQVDGIPGAEVFPDYVTLNKECIVLCPQRNKYMYETVGEERGPGPEVELLQTCGCSVTQSSASDFLNFSYEPLAEAADRPDCPVPPVREPGNIYTNLPCS; encoded by the exons ATGTTACAGTTGCTCGTGATTCCTCCGACCACCATGAATCTGTCCTGCAGGTGGGAGATGCTCCTCATTGTCAGCTTGTGGAGTCGAGTGAACTTTGTGCCTGGGACATATTGTGAGGAGGCAGCTGTCAGTCATCTGTCGAGGGAAG ATGTTTTGCTGTTGAAGGACGAGCAGGATCCTAAATGTTTCACCCGGACAGGACTGGATTTCACCTGCTTCTTTGAGGCAGCAGACAACAGGACGTACGAGTTACTCTACAGGTTCAACAGGTCTCTCACACATCATGAAGTACTTGTGTCTCGCAG CCAGTGGACAGGGATCAGGTGTGATGTGTCCGCCCAAGAACAAGGAGACGAAACCTTCCTCCACATCTGCTTGTTTCCGGCTgcagatgttttgttgtttgtggaaACGCACGTTGAAGTCGTGgagcacaacagcagcagcagcctcttcaAAAGGACTGTGTCTGTGGAGGACCACT TTCTCCTGGATCCTCCACTGAACCTGTCTTTACACCAAACTGGGCGAGCTGGGCAGCTGCTGGTGTCGTGGAGAGTAAAGGTCCCGACTTACTGTGAAGATGTGATGTACAGGGTTCGATATTTCTACCAGGGAGTCggagagaagacagaagag GTGAAGCAGGACGAACATAACAGATTCATACTGGACTCTCTGGTACCAGGGGAACAGACGGAGGTCCAGGTCTCGGTTAAATGTGCCTATAGTCCCAGTGGAGGACACTGGAGCCACTGGTCCCAACCTGTGAGAGGCATCGTTCCCCAGAGCGCTG ATGATGTTTCACTGGTTTGTTTCACCCCCGACTTACAAAACGTCACGTGTCAGTGGAACAGGAGCAGACACGGGTTAGAAAACTACAAACTGTTCTACAAGATCGATCTCAG AGACGAGTGGAGCGAGTGCACGACTGACGAGTTCACTGACCTGTGTCGTTTCGATGGAGTCGAGTCCAGAAAGGTCCGGATCAGACTGAGCggtgctgcagctccactcgGCCGAACCTTCTACACCGGAGACTTCACTCTGAACAACACCA tcAAAACGTCTGCACCAGATCATCTGAGAGGAGCGATGGAAACAAACCAGTTGTGTTTGAAATGGGATTCTCCTCTTCGCTCTGTGTCAGCTCACCTGCAGTACGAGGTCGCTTACCGGACCAGACCGGGCGGAGCATGGAGG AGAGTTTCCCTGGAGGGACCAGAGCCGGGGACGTGTCTGGAGGTGTCAGCTGGGAGTCAGTACCACGTGAAGGTCAGAGCCAAACCTGATGGATCCCTGTACTCAGGCCTGTGGAGTGACTGGTCCCATGAGCTCACTGGTCGAACCCCCACTGACGCAG GTTTGTGGCTGATGCTGTGTATCCCCGTCTCCATGCtgatcactgtgacctttctCATTTCTACGTATCTCAG TAAGCTGAAGCAGTTATTTTGGCCACCGCTGCCCAACCTGGACAAAGTCTTACACAACTTTCTGACAGACATCGACAAGCAGAGATGG GATCCTCCTCTCACACTGAAGCAGTGGTCGGAGGAAACCACTGAATCTGTGCTGGAGATCATATCCGAAGACGTGAGGAAACCATCAGAGGAGTCCACCGAGCTGCTGCCACCAGAGGAAGCTCCCTCCAGCGGGGAACAGGTCGACGGGATCCCTGGAGCTGAGGTGTTTCCAGACTACGTGACCTTGAACAAAGAGTGCATCGTCCTCtgtccacagagaaacaagtaCATGTACGAGACGGTCGGAGAGGAGCGAGGCCCAGGCCCGGAGGTTGAGCTTCTCCAAACATGTGGATGTTCAGTCACACAAAGCTCAGCTAGTGACTTC